The Daucus carota subsp. sativus chromosome 9, DH1 v3.0, whole genome shotgun sequence genome window below encodes:
- the LOC108202388 gene encoding major strawberry allergen Fra a 1.08-like codes for MGFASFTDEYTSAVAPSRIFKASILDSHNLIPKLLPQGIKSIEIIQGDGGAGSIKQVNFIDGRDFSSVKYHIDELNADKYTYNYTLLEGDAMVENLEKITYEVKFESSPSGGTISKVTSKYYTKGDFMLKEEDIKSGKEKVVMMYKVVEAYLLQNPEAYV; via the exons ATGGGTTTCGCAAGCTTTACTGATGAGTACACTTCTGCTGTCGCTCCATCAAGGATCTTCAAGGCTTCTATCCTCGACTCTCACAACTTGATTCCCAAACTCTTGCCACAAGGTATCAAGAGCATTGAGATCATTCAAGGTGATGGAGGAGCCGGAAGCATCAAGCAAGTCAACTTTATTGACG GTCGCGATTTCAGTAGTGTGAAGTACCACATTGATGAGCTTAATGCAGATAAGTACACATACAACTATACGTTGTTGGAAGGCGATGCTATGGTTGAAAATCTTGAGAAAATAACTTACGAGGTCAAGTTTGAATCCTCGCCTAGTGGTGGTACCATCTCTAAGGTGACAAGCAAGTATTACACTAAAGGCGACTTTATGCTCAAAGAAGAGGACATCAAGAGCGGTAAGGAGAAGGTTGTGATGATGTACAAAGTTGTCGAAGCCTACCTTCTCCAAAACCCCGAGGCCTATGTCTAG
- the LOC108201213 gene encoding major strawberry allergen Fra a 1.07-like, whose translation MGFASFTDEYTSAVAPSRIFKASILDSHNLIPKLLPQGIKSIEIIQGDGGAGSIKQVNFIDGRDFSSVKYHIDELNEDKYTYNYTLLEGDALVENLEKITYEVKFECSPSAGTISKVTSKYYTKGDFMLKEEDIKSGKEKVLMMYKVVEAYLLQNPDAYV comes from the exons ATGGGTTTCGCAAGCTTTACTGATGAGTACACTTCAGCTGTCGCTCCATCAAGGATCTTCAAGGCTTCCATCCTTGACTCTCACAACTTGATTCCCAAACTCTTGCCACAAGGTATTAAGAGCATTGAGATCATTCAAGGTGATGGAGGAGCCGGAAGCATCAAGCAAGTCAACTTTATTGACG GTCGCGATTTCAGTAGTGTGAAGTACCACATTGATGAGCTTAATGAAGATAAGTACACATACAACTATACGTTGTTGGAAGGCGATGCTTTGGTTGAAAATCTTGAGAAAATAACTTACGAGGTTAAATTTGAATGCTCGCCTAGTGCTGGTACCATCTCTAAGGTGACAAGCAAGTATTACACTAAAGGCGACTTCATGCTCAAAGAAGAGGACATCAAGAGTGGTAAAGAAAAGGTTTTGATGATGTATAAAGTTGTCGAAGCCTACCTTCTCCAAAACCCCGATGCCTATGTTTAG
- the LOC108202359 gene encoding major strawberry allergen Fra a 1.07-like: MGFATFTDEYTSAIAPSRIFKASILDSHNLIPKLLPQGIKSIEIIQGDGGAGSIKQVNFIDGRDFSSVKYHIDELNADKFTYNYTLLEGDALVENLEKITYEVKFESSPSGGTISKVTSKYYTKGDFMLKEEDIKSGKEKVLMMYKVVEAYLLQNHDAYV, translated from the exons ATGGGTTTCGCAACCTTTACTGATGAGTACACTTCAGCTATCGCTCCGTCAAGGATCTTCAAGGCTTCGATCCTTGACTCTCACAATTTGATTCCCAAACTCTTGCCACAAGGTATTAAGAGCATTGAGATCATTCAAGGTGATGGAGGAGCCGGAAGCATCAAGCAAGTCAACTTTATTGACG GTCGCGATTTCAGTAGTGTGAAGTACCACATTGATGAGCTTAATGCAGATAAGTTCACATACAACTATACATTGTTGGAAGGCGATGCTTTGGTTGAAAATCTTGAGAAAATAACCTACGAGGTTAAGTTTGAATCCTCGCCTAGTGGTGGTACCATCTCTAAGGTGACAAGCAAGTATTACACTAAAGGCGACTTCATGCTCAAAGAAGAGGACATCAAGAGCGGTAAGGAGAAGGTTCTGATGATGTACAAAGTTGTCGAAGCCTACCTTCTTCAAAACCACGATGCCTATGTCTAG
- the LOC108202389 gene encoding major strawberry allergen Fra a 1.07-like, producing the protein MGFASFTDEYTSAVAPSRIFKASILDSHNLIPKLLPQGIKSIKIIQGDGGAGSIKQVNFIDGRDFSSVKYHIDELNEDKYTYNYTLLEGDALVENLEKITYEVKFESSPSGGTISKVTSKYYTKGDFMLKEEDIKSGKEKVLMMYKVVEAYLLQNPDAYV; encoded by the exons atGGGTTTCGCAAGCTTTACTGATGAGTACACTTCTGCTGTCGCTCCATCAAGGATCTTCAAAGCTTCCATCCTCGACTCTCACAACTTGATTCCCAAACTCTTGCCACAAGGTATCAAGAGCATTAAGATCATTCAAGGTGATGGAGGAGCCGGAAGCATCAAGCAAGTCAACTTTATTGACG GTCGCGATTTCAGTAGTGTGAAGTACCACATTGATGAGCTTAATGAAGATAAGTACACATACAATTATACGTTGTTGGAAGGCGATGCTTTGGttgaaaatcttgaaaaaataaCTTACGAGGTCAAGTTTGAATCCTCGCCTAGTGGTGGTACCATCTCTAAGGTGACAAGCAAGTATTACACTAAAGGCGACTTCATGCTCAAAGAAGAAGACATCAAGAGCGGTAAGGAAAAGGTTCTGATGATGTACAAAGTTGTCGAAGCCTACCTTCTCCAAAACCCCGATGCCTATGTCTAG
- the LOC108201212 gene encoding major strawberry allergen Fra a 1-2-like, translated as MSFKSTQKALHSSRLTSFPSHQSFIYNRMGFASFTDEYTSAVAPSRIFKASILDSHNLIPKLLPQGIKSIEIIQGDGGAGSIKQVNFIDGRNFSSVKYHIDELNEDKYTYNYTLLEGDALVENLEKITYEVKFESSSSGGTISKVTSKYYTKGDFILKEEDIKSGKEKVLMMYKVVEAYLLQNPDAYV; from the exons ATGTCATTCAAATCAACCCAAAAAGCTCTTCACTCATCTAGATTAACCTCCTTTCCTTCTCACCAAAGTTTTATATATAACAGAATGGGTTTCGCAAGCTTTACTGATGAGTACACTTCTGCTGTCGCTCCATCAAGGATCTTCAAGGCTTCCATCCTTGACTCTCACAACTTGATTCCCAAACTCTTGCCACAAGGTATCAAGAGCATTGAGATCATTCAAGGTGATGGAGGAGCCGGAAGCATCAAGCAAGTCAACTTTATTGACG GTCGTAATTTCAGTAGTGTGAAGTACCACATTGATGAGCTTAATGAAGATAAGTACACTTACAACTATACATTGTTGGAAGGCGATGCTTTGGTTGAAAATCTTGAGAAAATAACATATGAGGTTAAGTTTGAATCCTCGTCTAGTGGTGGTACTATCTCTAAGGTGACAAGCAAGTATTACACTAAAGGCGACTTCATTCTCAAAGAAGAGGACATCAAGAGCGGTAAGGAAAAGGTTCTGATGATGTACAAAGTTGTCGAAGCCTACCTTCTCCAGAACCCTGATGCTTATGTCTAG